The proteins below come from a single Mus musculus strain C57BL/6J chromosome 5, GRCm38.p6 C57BL/6J genomic window:
- the Speer4f2 gene encoding spermatogenesis associated glutamate (E)-rich protein 4f2, producing MTMCVRLRRLFQRANVDGRETREGSMDAGLPCERNEGRRRWTWRMWMAHRQTSSPVPVTSNQFEKEEEELMEEIQLISQEKNGLRDYLNLTLGSKITRLNQSYEELKLKQKELMTLQHDLEMATMEAREENEELKKEINFYSNLHSRALMENNLIKKKLMTLQQESKEVQAEWASIQQHLDVNLSGKDEQENNSILDTQEHQVSETARELGLATDQEDSILQDELPPQEAPAEELSPQEAPAEELPPQEAPAEQLPPQEGPAEELPPQESPAEHHLQHPQSFSDESSYITYPEWE from the exons ATGACCATGTGTGTCCGACTCAGGAGACTTTTTCAGAGAGCCAATGTGGAtgggagagagacaagagaggggAGCATGGATGCTGGCCTTCCATGTGAGAGGAATGAAGGACGAAGGAGGTGGACTTGGCGAATGTGGA TGGCTCACAGACAGACATCATCCCCTGTACCTGTCACAAGCAATCAgtttgagaaggaagaggaggagctgaTGGAAGAGATCCAGCTCATTAGCCAAGAGAAAAATGGGCTGAGAGATTACCTGAACTTGACCTTGGGATCCAAGATCACGAG GCTAAATCAAAGTTATGAAGAACTGAAGTTAAAGCAGAAGGAGCTCATGACATTGCAACACGACTTAGAGATGGCAACCATGGAGGCCCGAGAGGAAAATGAGGAGCTCAAGAAGGAGATAAATTTCTATAG TAACCTGCACAGCCGGGCCCTAATGGAAAACAATCTTATAAAGAAGAAGTTGATGACATTGCAGCAGGAGAGCAAGGAAGTACAGGCTGAATGGGCCAGCATTCAACAGCATTTGGACGTGAACCTGAGTGGTAAAGACGAACAGGAGAACAACAGCATCCTTGACACTCAGGAACATCAG GTCTCAGAAACTGCAAGAGAACTGGGATTGGCCACAGATCAAGAAGACAGCATCCTGCAGGATGAGTTGCCACCCCAGGAGGCCCCTGCTGAGGAGTTGTCACCCCAGGAGGCCCCTGCTGAGGAGTTGCCACCCCAGGAGGCCCCTGCTGAGCAGTTGCCACCCCAGGAGGGCCCTGCTGAGGAGTTGCCACCCCAGGAGTCCCCTGCTGAGCaccatctccagcacccacaatcTTTCTCAGATGAATCTTCTTATATCACTTATCCTGAGTGGGAATAG